In Yarrowia lipolytica chromosome 1F, complete sequence, a genomic segment contains:
- a CDS encoding uncharacterized protein (Compare to YALI0F19734g, weakly similar to CA3550|IPF13228 Candida albicans IPF13228 unknown function and uniprot|Q872L9 Neurospora crassa CAD70562 Hypothetical protein B19A17.340), with amino-acid sequence MTNEETPLIDKREASLSRENSSSRGRGYRSSSAGKHYPRGRDETTEEERGSGRRSSETIDPRYNSTRRPSSASVLGIERGGPREHLSIHVDEEREGRDFGSSPTSPCLSRAQSPIRRRTLYSPIPLAPGAFGQALHTLNSMSSLPTREERLSQLNQLTELRPFRLIGYSRPLTNWEVYRSDSEMRKGKSAGVRRFYDNQDELIDRFEAVDKILDSGIHHTLLRTYGTDLVDVDENSTPEFRQGVPANIHEDLEWGTSRVESQTDIMIAIYVNFFINTVLLAGKLCVAFLTNSLSVVASVVDSVLDFMSTLIIWLSTRLVDRKDWESQQSYPVGRSRLEPIGVLVFSILIVLSFLQVGKASVERLISGDHSTVDVGIPALAVMSLTIIVKLFCWVWCRRSPSSAVQALAQDAMTDIVFNTFSIVFPLAGQHLDIWWLDPIGAIFLCLYIIYSWGATGLEHIDNLSGAAADPADRQMVLYMCMRFADSIREVSALNVYHAGDRHVVEVDIVLDCTSLRDGHDIGEALQYAIETLPFVERAFVHLDYRRDNYAGHIPR; translated from the coding sequence ATGACCAACGAAGAAACGCCGTTGATTGACAAGCGGGAGGCCTCTTTGTCGCGGGAGAACAGCTCATCCCGGGGCAGAGGGTACCGCAGCTCTTCTGCTGGCAAGCACTATCCTCGAGGACGAGACGAGACCActgaagaggagagagGCTCAGGGAGACGATCGTCCGAGACAATTGATCCTCGATACAACAGCACCCGACGACCTTCCAGTGCCAGTGTTCTTGGAATTGAGCGAGGGGGTCCCCGGGAGCATCTAAGCATCCATGTTGatgaggagagagaggggCGAGACTTTGGATCTTCTCCTACTTCCCCTTGCCTTTCTCGAGCTCAGTCTCCTATCAGACGACGGACTCTGTACTCGCCCATTCCTCTCGCTCCTGGAGCCTTTGGACAGGCACTGCATACTCTCAACTCCATGTCTTCTCTGCCTACCCGAGAAGAGCGTCTTTCGCAGCTCAATCAGCTCACGGAACTGCGTCCTTTCCGGCTGATTGGCTACTCTCGTCCTCTCACCAACTGGGAGGTGTACCGTAGCGACAGCGAGATGCGGAAGGGCAAGTCTGCCGGAGTACGGCGGTTCTACGATAACCAAGACGAGCTCATTGACCGGTTTGAAGCCGTGGACAAGATTCTGGACTCTGGAATCCACCACACGCTTCTTAGAACCTACGGAACCGATCTGGTGGATGTAGACGAGAACTCCACGCCGGAATTCAGACAGGGAGTGCCTGCTAACATCCATGAAGATCTTGAATGGGGCACTTCTCGAGTTGAGTCTCAGACGGACATTATGATCGCCATCTACGTCAATTTCTTCATCAACACAGTTCTCCTGGCTGGTAAACTGTGCGTTGCATTCCTGACAAACTCGCTGTCCGTTGTTGCTTCCGTCGTAGACTCCGTTCTGGACTTTATGTCGACCCTCATCATCTGGCTCAGTACCAGACTTGTCGACAGAAAGGACTGGGAGAGTCAACAGAGCTATCCCGTTGGTCGATCGCGTCTGGAACCCATCGGTGTTCTGGTCTTCAGTATTCTCATTGTTCTGTCGTTTTTGCAGGTCGGAAAAGCGTCAGTAGAACGACTCATCTCAGGAGATCACTCCACCGTCGATGTGGGTATCCCTGCTTTGGCCGTCATGTCCCTAACCATCATCGTCAAGCTGTTTTGCTGGGTCTGGTGCCGAAGAtcgccttcttctgctgtcCAGGCTCTCGCCCAGGACGCCATGACCGATATCGTGTTCAACACTTTTTCGATCGTGTTCCCCCTGGCCGGCCAGCACCTGGACATTTGGTGGCTGGATCCCATTGGAGCCATCTTCCTGTGTCTCTACATTATCTATTCCTGGGGAGCTACAGGTCTAGAACACATTGACAACCTATCTGGCGCGGCAGCTGACCCGGCAGACCGCCAGATGGTGTTGTACATGTGCATGCGTTTCGCAGACTCCATCCGAGAAGTTTCTGCGCTCAACGTGTACCACGCCGGAGACCGTCACGTGGTCGAGGTCGACATTGTCCTCGACTGCACCTCTCTTAGAGACGGTCACGACATTGGCGAGGCTCTTCAGTACGCCATCGAGACGCTTCCTTTCGTGGAGCGAGCCTTTGTGCATCTCGACTACCGAAGAGACAACTACGCCGGACATATCCCGAGGTAA
- a CDS encoding uncharacterized protein (Compare to YALI0F19756g, similar to Saccharomyces cerevisiae ATP10 (YLR393W); ancestral locus Anc_4.253, weakly similar to uniprot|P18496 Saccharomyces cerevisiae YLR393w ATP10 F1F0 ATPase complex assembly protein) — protein sequence MKGLRFGQLRSFHTALRALEANKKSEGSRLLPVKMLSHPLGVFQKPESGDPHYFVDERTWKEWGRDVRDKEKHMKKRKELMEEFGESRFRDMKELRQHNGKQWLSPAAFFRAEKSRYMPNFLGRTLASPQIVSTTDTLEGNVSIVRMFTSVFGEEHARSYVTNADRYLDKFDLVQNRDFQIVNFNIPENKIKSWMLSWYVGSMAKKCPPDERKRYFIIEHLGKLMRGIKNAIGHTNVYTGYVYVVDQKCRIRWAASGLATETDRETLWKTVRALSKNGPDGLKPKVEEDDDDIE from the coding sequence ATGAAGGGGCTTCGATTTGGGCAGCTCAGATCGTTTCACACGGCGCTTCGAGCGCTCGAGGCCAACAAAAAGTCGGAGGGCTCGCGACTCTTGCCCGTCAAGATGCTCTCACACCCTCTGGGAGTGTTTCAGAAGCCCGAATCAGGCGATCCCCATTACTTTGTGGATGAAAGAACCTGGAAGGAGTGGGGCCGAGACGTCcgagacaaggagaagcatatgaagaagcgaaaggagctgatggaggagtttggagaGTCGCGATTCCGGGACATGAAGGAATTGAGACAGCACAATGGTAAACAGTGGttgtctccagcagcattTTTCCGGGCTGAAAAGTCTCGATACATGCCAAACTTTCTGGGACGAACTCTGGCCAGCCCCCAGATTGTTTCAACTACAGATACCCTGGAGGGCAACGTGTCGATTGTGCGGATGTTCACTTCTGTGTTTGGAGAGGAGCATGCTCGATCTTATGTTACCAACGCTGACCGGTATCTCGACAAGTTTGATCTGGTTCAGAACCGAGACTTCCAGATTGTCAACTTCAACATTCCCGAGAACAAAATCAAGTCATGGATGCTGAGCTGGTACGTGGGAtccatggccaagaagtGTCCTCCTGATGAGCGAAAGCGATACTTCATCATTGAGCATCTCGGCAAGCTGATGCGGGGTATCAAGAATGCCATTGGCCATACTAACGTCTACACTGGCTACGTCTATGTTGTGGATCAGAAGTGTCGAATTCGATGGGCTGCTTCTGGTCTGGCTACCGAGACTGATCGAGAGACTCTGTGGAAGACTGTGCGAGCTCTTTCAAAGAATGGGCCCGACGGCTTGAAGCCGAAGGTTGAAgaggacgatgacgatATCGAGTAA
- a CDS encoding ADP/ATP carrier protein (Compare to YALI0F19712g, uniprot|Q9P8M1 Yarrowia lipolytica ADP/ATP carrier protein) produces MPRVIIRREVLTQTQHFWIDFLMGGVSAAVSKTAAAPIERVKLLLQNQEEMIKQGRLSRPYKGIIDCFRRTWGEEGLASFWRGNTANVIRYFPTQALNFAFRDKFKAMFGYNRKKDGFWLTLYGNIASGGMAGATSLFFVYSLDFARTRLANDAKSVTKGPDGKPVEGQRQFKGLIDVYVQTIKSDGVQGLYRGFVPSVIGIVVYRGLYFGLYDTLKPIVLVGPLEGNFLASFLLGWVVTTGASTASYPLDTVRRRMMMTSGQKVKYKSSIDAFTKIVAAEGVGALFKGCGANILRGVAGAGVLSIYDQLQMIMWGKKF; encoded by the coding sequence ATGCCAAGAGTTATCATCCGACGTGAAGTACTAACCCAGACTCAACATTTCTGGATTGATTTCCTCATGGGAGGTGTGTCTGCCGCCGTGTCTAAGACCGCCGCCGCTCCCATCGAGCGagtcaagctgctgctccaaaaccaggaggagatgatcaAGCAGGGTCGTCTGTCTCGACCTTACAAGGGTATCATTGACTGTTTCCGACGAACTTGGGGAGAGGAGGGTCTGGCTTCTTTCTGGCGAGGTAACACCGCCAACGTTATCCGATACTTCCCCACTCAGGCTCTTAACTTCGCCTTCCGagacaagttcaaggcTATGTTTGGCTACAACAGAAAGAAGGATGGCTTCTGGCTTACTCTGTACGGTAACATCGCCTCTGGTGGTATGGCTGGTGCCACATCTCTGTTCTTTGTCTACTCTCTCGATTTCGCCCGAACTCGACTTGCCAACGACGCCAAGTCTGTCACCAAGGGCCCCGATGGTAAGCCCGTTGAGGGCCAGCGGCAGTTCAAGGGTCTGATTGACGTGTATGTCCAGACCATCAAGTCTGACGGTGTCCAGGGTCTGTACCGAGGTTTTGTCCCCTCTGTTATCGGTATTGTTGTTTATCGAGGTCTGTACTTTGGTCTTTACGATACCCTTAAGCCcattgttcttgtcggaCCTCTCGAGGGTAACTTCCTGGCCTCCTTCCTTCTTGGTTGGGTTGTCACCACCGGTGCCTCTACCGCCTCCTACCCTCTGGATACTGTGCGACGACGAATGATGATGACTTCTGGACAGAAGGTCAAGTACAAGTCTTCCATTGATGCCTTCACCAAGATTGTGGCTGCTGAGGGTGTCGGAGCTCTGTTCAAGGGATGTGGAGCCAACATTCTGCGAGGTGTTGCTGGTGCCGGTGTGCTGTCCATCTACGACCAGCTCCAGATGATCATGTGGGGTAAGAAGTTTTAA